CCTTGCCCGACACGATGTTGACCAGCACCCGCCCCCCGGAGAGGTGGTCCAGGGTCGCCGCGGCGGAGGCGAAGTGGGCCGGACGCCAGTAGCCGGGGCGGACCGCGATCAGCGGCTGGAACGTCGTGGTCTGCGCGGCGAGCGCGGTGGCGACCGTGAGGGTGTCCGGCCGCCCCCAGCCCGTGCCGATCAGCGCCCCCGCCCACCCGTGCCGCTCCAGGGCCCGGGCGTGGCTGGTGAGGGTCGCCAGGGAGTTGTGGTGGTCGACGACGTCGTCGCCACGGTGTCCGGGCTGGACCTGGTTCGGGATGTACCAGAGGAATTCGAGGCTCATGGCAGGTCTTCCTGTCGGTTCGATGAGGTGCGGCCGAGCAGGAAGAGCGCCGACCGCGCCCGGGGGCGCCGAAGCTGTGGCCGAAAGCACGATTAATTCCTACTCAGCCTATAGGTATTATAGGGATCATGGCCGGGTTGCTCCTCTACTCCAGGCGCGAAATCGACTTCGCGCTCTGCGCCAGCGCGCTCTGTCCGCGCTGATCGGCGGTCGCACCGTTCCCTCGCCGCAACACACGCCCGACCGCGCCGCCAACCCCCGATCCGCAGCCCCATCCCGGTGATCGGCTCGTGGACGCCGTCCACGGGAGATGTCGCCGTCGACACCCGATCCCGTCACCCGCCCCTGCCCGCCGTCCGGCACGCCTCCGGTCCCCGGCCGCCCCGGGCACCGCGCGGCGCCGACCGGCGCGCCGGGGCCGCCTGACAACCGGCAGCCAACGCCTCCGCAGGCTGCCTCGACCCCGAAAGAAGCACATGTCTGACCTTCGACGTTCGATCGAGAACGCCACACCGGGCCGCCGGACGTGGCCCTGGGCCGCCGGACTCGCCGTCGGGCTGCTCGTCGCCGGGATCGGATTCGCCGTCGCCCGCGGCGGCGCCGCCGAGGACCCGGCGGCCGCCGCCGACGGCAAACCCGTGCGCGGCGGCACCCTGGAGTTCGCGCTGATCGACTACCAGCGCAGCCCGGATCCGCACTGGGGCACCAACTACGCCGAATCCCTGATCGGCAACAACATCACCGACAAGCTGACCTGGCAGGACCCGGACACCGGCGAGATCACGCCGTGGTTGGCGGAGTCGTGGGAGTACAACGACGACCTCACCGAGTTCACCTTCCGCCTGCGTACGGACGTCACCTTCAGCGACGGCACCCCGTTCAACGCCGAGGCGGTCAAGGCCAACTTCGACCAGTACGTGCGGGGCGACGAAGGGCTCGGCATCAGCCCCAACGGCGCGATCCTGCTGCCCGGCTACGTCGAGACCCGGACACCGGACGAGCACACCGCGGTCGTCCGGTTCGCCAAGCCGCTCGCCAGCTTCCTGCAGGCGTCCGCGTTCACCGCCAATGCCCAGCCCGGCTTCCTGTCACTGGCCACGCTGAAGCTGAACGCGACGGAACGCACGGACCCGACGAAGATCATCGGCACCGGCCCGTTCGTGTACGAGTCGTGGGAGGAGCAGGTCAAGACCGTCCTGGTCAAACGCACGGGCTACGACTGGTCCCCGCCGGCGATCGGGCACCCGGGCGAGGCGTACCTGGACCGGGTCGTGTTCAACACGATCCCGGAGGCCAGCGTCCGGACCGGATCCCTGGCCTCCGGCACCATCGACGCCACGCTCGACGTGGGCACCACCGACGAGAAGCCGCTCGCCGCCCAGGGATTCAAGATCATCCACCGGGAGGTCTCCGGCACCGCCATCTTCTTCAACCTCAACTCCCAGCTGTTCCCGACCAACGACATCGCGGTACGCAAGGCGATCCAGCGGGGCTGGGACCGGGAAGCCATCACCCAGACGGTGCTCACCGACTCGTACTCGGTCGCGACCTCGGTCCTCGCGCCCTCCGTGCCCGGCTACGCCGACTACAGCGCCACGGTGCTGAAACACGACCCCGAGGAGGCCAACCGACTCCTCGACGGGGCCGGCTGGGTGCCGGGGCCGGACGGGATCCGCGTCAAGGACGGCAGGAAGCTCGTCGTCAAGCTGATCGGCATCAGCAACCTGGTGGTGAACAAGCCGGCCTACGAGTCGATCCAGCAGGACCTCAAGAAGATCGGCATCGACCTGCAGCTCACCGTCGTGCCGATCCCCGACTACGCGGCCGCCGTGGCCAAGGCGAAGACCGACTGGCACATCACCGCCGCCAACCGGTCCCGCAACGACCCGGCGGTGCTCAACCTGCAGTACGGCCCGCTGCTCGGCAACGGCGCCCACGTCACCCAGGACTCCACCGGCGTCGACGTCGACGAGGTCACGCAGACCCTGGGCCAGCTCGAACTCACCCTCGACCCGACCCGGCGCCACCAGTACGCCAAGGCGGCCCAGGACCTCCTCCTGGACAAGTACGCGCTGGTCAGCCCGGTCTACAACCCGTCGCAGGTGATCGCGCACGCGGACCACGTCCACGGGATCATCTTCGACGCCCAGTCCCGCAACCACTTCGTCGACGCCTGGAAGAGCAACGGGAAGTGACCGTCGGTGGTCGCCGGGAGCCGACGGTTCCCGGCGACCGCCCGCCCCCGCCCACCCGTCCGCCCACCCGTGGGGAAGGAACGCCGTGCTCCGCTATGTCGCGCTGAAGGTCGGCCGGGCGCTGTTCGTGGTCTGGGCCGCGTTCACGCTGACCTTCGTCCTGCTGTTCGTGCTGCCGGCGAACCCGGTGGACCTGCTCTTCGACCCGGCCGAGCTGAACAGCGTGCCGCCCGAGGTCCGGGAGCAGATGGCGCAGAACTACGGCTTCCACAAGCCCGTGCTCCTGCAGTACCTCGACCGGCTGGGCCACGCCCTGGTCGGTGACTTCGGCAGCTCGGTGCAGTCCGGCCGGCCCGTCACCACCGCGATCCTCGACGTGCTGCCGAGCACCCTGGTGCTCGCCGCCGGCGCCCTGCTCCTCGCCGTGCTCATCGCCTTCGCGATCGCGCTCGTGGCCACCGCGACCCGCCACGTCTGGGTCCGCAACCTGGTCGAGGCGCTGCCGTCGACCTCGGTCTCGGTGCCGGTCTTCCTCTCCGGAATCCTGATCCTGCAGGTCTTCTCGTTCCGCCTGGGCTGGTTCCCCGCCTTCGGCGACGACGGCCTCAAGAGTCTCGTCCTGCCCCTGATCACGCTGGCGATCCCGGTGTCGGGTCCGATCGCGCAGCTGCTCGTGCGCAGCTTCGCCACCGAGTTCCACTCCGGCTACGTCACGACGAGTTGGGCCAAGGGAGCCACCCGCCGCCGCGTCATCGTCGGCGACGTCTTCCGCAACGCCAGCCTGCCGGCGCTCACCATCGCCGGCATCACCTTCGGCAACCTGATCGCCGGCTCCGTCATCACCGAGACCGTCTTCGCCCGCCGGGGCATCGGCCGGATGACCCAGAACGCGATCAACACCCTCGACGTACCGCTGGTCCAGGGGATCGTCGTGCTCGTGGCGGTCAGCTTCGCGCTGATCAACCTGATCGTCGACCTGATCTATCCGCTGCTGGATCCGCGACTGCGGGCCACGCTCGCCGCCTCCCCCTCCGGGGCGGCGTGAGGAGGCTGCGATGACCACCGAACTCGACACCCTCGCACCGCCCCGCCCGCCGGCCACCGCACCGGTGGGTGCGCCGCCCCTGGTCGTGGCCGGCAACCGGGCGGCCACCGTCCGGGCAGCCGCCCGGCGCATCGGTGAACTCGCCCAGCAGCCGACCCTCCTGGTCGCCTGGATCATCGTGCTGGTCGTGATCGGCTGGGCCATCGCCCCGCAGCTGTTCACCTCCTACAGCCCGTACGAGGGCGACACCACCGCGAGCTTCGCGCCACCGAGCGTCGAGCACTGGTTCGGCACCGACCGGCTGGGCCGGGACCTCTTCGCCCGCAGCGTCTACGGCGCGCGGACCACCCTCACCGCGACCCTGCTGGCCGTGCTCATCGCCTTCGGCATCGGCACGGTGGTCGGGCTGGTCTCCGGCTTCGCCAAGGGCGTCGTCGACACCGCCATCATGCGGGTGGTCGACGTGTTCCTCGCCATCCCCAGCCTGCTGCTCGCGATGGTGGTGGTGTCGGTCCTCGGATACACCACGCACAACATCGCCCTGGCCGTCGGGATCTCCTCCATCGCGTCGTTCGCGCGGGTGATGCGGGCCGAGGTGCTCACGGTGACGACCCAGGACTACGTCAGGGCGGCGTATGGCCTCGGAGTCGGCCGGTTGGGCGTGCTGCTCCGGCACGTCGTACCCAACTCGCTCAGCTCGGTGATCGCGCTGGCCGCGCTGGAGGTCGGCACGGCCGTGCTCGCCGTGGCCTCGCTCGGCTTCCTCGGCTACGGCGCCCCACCGCCGCAGCCGGAGTGGGGTCTGCTGGTCGCCGAGGGCCGCGACTACGTCGCGGTCCACCCGTGGACCTCGATCCTGCCCGGTGCGGCACTCGCGATCGTCGTCATCGCCGCCCACCGCATCAGCACCTCCTTCCGGAAGGGACACCGCCGGTGACCACCATCGCCACCGCGCCCGAGGCGACGCCGGACCCGCTGCTGCGCATCGCCGATGTCACGATCGACTACCGGACCGGACGCCGCCGGTGGAGCGCCGCCGTCCGGGGCGTCAGCCTGCACGTGGAACCGGGTGAGTTCGTCTCCCTCGTGGGGGAATCCGGCTCGGGCAAGACCACCCTGGTCCAGGGCGCCCTCGGGCTGCTGCCCGCCGCGGCGCGGATCCGGTCCGGCTCGATCGCCTACTCCGGCGTCGACGTCACCGGCTGGAACGACCGGCGGATGGCCCTGGTCCGCGGCAACTACGTGGGATTCATCCCGCAGGACCCCAACACCTCCCTCAACCCGGTCAAGAAGATCGGACAGCAGGTGATCGAGGCGGTCCGGTTCAACGAACCCCGGACGGCCGGCGCGGCACGCCACCGCGACGCCGCGCTGGAGAGCCTGCGCACCGCGGGTCTCACCGACGCCGAGCGGGTGTTCCAGCAGTACCCGCACGAACTCAGCGGCGGCATGAAGCAGCGCGCCCTCATCGCGATCGCGCTGGCCGGCCAACCGAAGATCATCCTGGCCGACGAACCCACCAGCGCCCTCGACATCACCGTCCAGAAGGTCATCCTCGACCACCTGATGCGGCTGCGCGACGACCTCGGCATCGGCATCCTGCTGGTCACCCACGACCTCGGCGTCGCGCTGGACCGCTCCGACCGGATCCTGGTCATGCAGCACGGCGAGATCGTCGAGCACGGCACCGTACGCCGGGTGCTGGCCAACCCCACCAACGACTACACCCGCCGGCTGCTCGACGCGGCCCCCACCCGGCACACCGGCCGGCTCGCACCGACCTCCGGCGTACGGTCGGTCCCGGCCACCGCGCCGGCGATGCTGCGGGCGCACGCGCTCACCAAGACCTACCGGCTGCGTGGCCGGGGGCAGCGGCGTGAGCTGCGCGCACTGGACGCCGCCGACCTGGTGCTGCGCGAAGGCACCACGCATGCGATCGTCGGTGAATCCGGTGCCGGGAAGTCCACGCTGGCGAGCATCCTGGTCGGCTTCACCACCGCCGACAGCGGCACGGTCCACATCGGCGACCGCGAGCTGACCGGGCTGCGCCGCGCGCAACTGCGGGAGCTGCGCCGGGACCTGCAGTTCGTCTTCCAGAACCCGTTCACCTCGCTCGACCCACGGTTCCCGGTGAGCCGGATCATCGCCGAGCCCCTGGACGCCTTCCGGCTGGTGCCCGGCCGGCGGCAGCGTACGGCCCGGGTGGTCGAGCTGCTGACGGCGGTGGCACTGGACGAGAGCTACCTGGACCGGCTGCCGAGCCAGCTCTCCGGCGGCCAGCGGCAACGGGTGGCCATCGCGCGGGCCATCGCCCTCAATCCCCGGATCCTGGTGCTCGACGAGGCGGTGAGCGCGCTCGACGTGTCGGTGCAGGCACAGATCCTGCAATTGCTGGTCGACCTGCAGGCCGAGCTGGGGCTCAGCTACGTCTTCGTCACCCACGACCTCGGCGTCGTCCGCCTGATCGCCGACGACGTCACGGTGATGAAGGACGGGGCGGTGGTCGAGACCGGCCCGGTCGCACAGGTGTTCCGCACCCCGGGGCACGACTACACCCGACAGCTACTGGCGGCGATCCCGGGCACCCGGCTCGCCGCTACCGACGCCCGCTAGGAGAAGCCCATGTCCCGTCGACTGCACCTCAACGTCAACATCCTCAACGCGGGCGTCTTCGGTGGCTCGTGGCGCTTCCCGGGCACCGACGCCACCGCCAGCTACACGATCGAGCACTACACCTCGATCGCGAAGAGGGCCGAGCAGGCCCGACTCGACGCCGTCTTCCTGGCGGACAGCCCGCTGCTCGACCCGAGCATCGCGCACCGCACCGGCAACAACCTCGAACCCAGCACCGTGCTGGCCCGCATCGCCGCGCAGACCGAGCGGATCGGCCTGATCGGGACGCTGTCGTCGTCCTACAACGACCCCGTCGAGCTGGCCCGCCGCCTCGGCGACCTCGACTACGTCAGCGGGGGCCGGTTCGGCTGGAACGTGGTGACCACCGCCGGGCCGGTGGCCGCCCGCAACTTCGGCCGCGCCGGCGAACCCGACCACGAACTGCGTTACCGGCGGGCCGCCGAGTTCGCCGCGCACGTGATCGCCAGCTGGGCGGGGCGTACCGACCTCGCCTCCCCGCAGGGTCGCCCGGTGGTGGTCCAGGCCGGCGGCTCCCGCGACGGGCGCCGGCTGGCCGCCCAGGTCGGCGAGGTCATCTTCTCCGCCGACCAGGATCTCGACCATGCCCGGGCCTTCCGGGCGGAGATCCGCGACGGCGCCACCGCGTTCGGGCGCCGCCGGGAGGACGTCGTGATCCTGCCCGGCATCTCCACGGTGGTGGGCAGCACCGAGGCCGAGGCCCGCGCCCGGCGGGACCTGCTGGACGAGATCCTGCCCGACGCGTACGCCCGCAGCCGGCTCGCCGGCCAGCTCGGGATCTCCCTCGACGGGCTGCGCGACGACGAACCGATCCCCGCCGAACTGCTCGTCGACCCGGACCACGCCGGTGGCTCGCAGACCTTCTACCGCATCGTCAAGGCGATCATCGACGACGAACGGCCGACCCTGGGCCAGCTGCTGAAGAAGCTCTCCGGCGGTGGCGGGCACCGCATCGTCGTCGGCACGCCGGAGCAGATCGCCGACGACATCGAAACCTGGTTCCGGGCCGGCGCCGCCGATGGCTTCAACGTGATGCCCGACGTGCTGCCGTCGGGCTTCGACGACTTCGCCGACCACGTGGTTCCCGAGCTACAGCGCCGCGGCCTGTTCCGGACCGAGTACGACGGACGGACCCTGCGCGAGCACCTCGGGCTCGCCCTGCCCGCGGCGTCGACCGGGGCGCATCCGCCCCGCGCCGTCGCCCCCGCCCGGTGAGCCCGGCCACCCCACCGCGCCACCCAACGCGCACCTGGAGGTAATCGATCCATGAGTACAGCCATCCAACTCGCCCTCGCGGTCGGGGTACCGGACCCGCACCGGGTCGACGGCCCGGCGGTGGTCTCCCTGGCCGGGGCGCGCACCATCGCGGCCGCCGCCGAACAGGTCGGTGTCGCGGCGATCCGGCTCGTCGACAGCGGGCCGCCCGGGCGCACCCTCGACCCGACCGTGGTGGCCGCCTACCTGGCCGGGGTCCACGGCGGCGTCGGATATGTCGCCGAGATCCCGACCACCCGCCACGCGCCGTACAACGTCGCCCGCCGCGTCCTCTCCCTCGACCG
This is a stretch of genomic DNA from Micromonospora sp. WMMD1082. It encodes these proteins:
- a CDS encoding ABC transporter substrate-binding protein, yielding MSDLRRSIENATPGRRTWPWAAGLAVGLLVAGIGFAVARGGAAEDPAAAADGKPVRGGTLEFALIDYQRSPDPHWGTNYAESLIGNNITDKLTWQDPDTGEITPWLAESWEYNDDLTEFTFRLRTDVTFSDGTPFNAEAVKANFDQYVRGDEGLGISPNGAILLPGYVETRTPDEHTAVVRFAKPLASFLQASAFTANAQPGFLSLATLKLNATERTDPTKIIGTGPFVYESWEEQVKTVLVKRTGYDWSPPAIGHPGEAYLDRVVFNTIPEASVRTGSLASGTIDATLDVGTTDEKPLAAQGFKIIHREVSGTAIFFNLNSQLFPTNDIAVRKAIQRGWDREAITQTVLTDSYSVATSVLAPSVPGYADYSATVLKHDPEEANRLLDGAGWVPGPDGIRVKDGRKLVVKLIGISNLVVNKPAYESIQQDLKKIGIDLQLTVVPIPDYAAAVAKAKTDWHITAANRSRNDPAVLNLQYGPLLGNGAHVTQDSTGVDVDEVTQTLGQLELTLDPTRRHQYAKAAQDLLLDKYALVSPVYNPSQVIAHADHVHGIIFDAQSRNHFVDAWKSNGK
- a CDS encoding ABC transporter permease; translation: MLRYVALKVGRALFVVWAAFTLTFVLLFVLPANPVDLLFDPAELNSVPPEVREQMAQNYGFHKPVLLQYLDRLGHALVGDFGSSVQSGRPVTTAILDVLPSTLVLAAGALLLAVLIAFAIALVATATRHVWVRNLVEALPSTSVSVPVFLSGILILQVFSFRLGWFPAFGDDGLKSLVLPLITLAIPVSGPIAQLLVRSFATEFHSGYVTTSWAKGATRRRVIVGDVFRNASLPALTIAGITFGNLIAGSVITETVFARRGIGRMTQNAINTLDVPLVQGIVVLVAVSFALINLIVDLIYPLLDPRLRATLAASPSGAA
- a CDS encoding ABC transporter permease; protein product: MTTELDTLAPPRPPATAPVGAPPLVVAGNRAATVRAAARRIGELAQQPTLLVAWIIVLVVIGWAIAPQLFTSYSPYEGDTTASFAPPSVEHWFGTDRLGRDLFARSVYGARTTLTATLLAVLIAFGIGTVVGLVSGFAKGVVDTAIMRVVDVFLAIPSLLLAMVVVSVLGYTTHNIALAVGISSIASFARVMRAEVLTVTTQDYVRAAYGLGVGRLGVLLRHVVPNSLSSVIALAALEVGTAVLAVASLGFLGYGAPPPQPEWGLLVAEGRDYVAVHPWTSILPGAALAIVVIAAHRISTSFRKGHRR
- a CDS encoding ABC transporter ATP-binding protein — protein: MTTIATAPEATPDPLLRIADVTIDYRTGRRRWSAAVRGVSLHVEPGEFVSLVGESGSGKTTLVQGALGLLPAAARIRSGSIAYSGVDVTGWNDRRMALVRGNYVGFIPQDPNTSLNPVKKIGQQVIEAVRFNEPRTAGAARHRDAALESLRTAGLTDAERVFQQYPHELSGGMKQRALIAIALAGQPKIILADEPTSALDITVQKVILDHLMRLRDDLGIGILLVTHDLGVALDRSDRILVMQHGEIVEHGTVRRVLANPTNDYTRRLLDAAPTRHTGRLAPTSGVRSVPATAPAMLRAHALTKTYRLRGRGQRRELRALDAADLVLREGTTHAIVGESGAGKSTLASILVGFTTADSGTVHIGDRELTGLRRAQLRELRRDLQFVFQNPFTSLDPRFPVSRIIAEPLDAFRLVPGRRQRTARVVELLTAVALDESYLDRLPSQLSGGQRQRVAIARAIALNPRILVLDEAVSALDVSVQAQILQLLVDLQAELGLSYVFVTHDLGVVRLIADDVTVMKDGAVVETGPVAQVFRTPGHDYTRQLLAAIPGTRLAATDAR
- a CDS encoding LLM class flavin-dependent oxidoreductase, with the translated sequence MSRRLHLNVNILNAGVFGGSWRFPGTDATASYTIEHYTSIAKRAEQARLDAVFLADSPLLDPSIAHRTGNNLEPSTVLARIAAQTERIGLIGTLSSSYNDPVELARRLGDLDYVSGGRFGWNVVTTAGPVAARNFGRAGEPDHELRYRRAAEFAAHVIASWAGRTDLASPQGRPVVVQAGGSRDGRRLAAQVGEVIFSADQDLDHARAFRAEIRDGATAFGRRREDVVILPGISTVVGSTEAEARARRDLLDEILPDAYARSRLAGQLGISLDGLRDDEPIPAELLVDPDHAGGSQTFYRIVKAIIDDERPTLGQLLKKLSGGGGHRIVVGTPEQIADDIETWFRAGAADGFNVMPDVLPSGFDDFADHVVPELQRRGLFRTEYDGRTLREHLGLALPAASTGAHPPRAVAPAR